A single region of the Lates calcarifer isolate ASB-BC8 linkage group LG3, TLL_Latcal_v3, whole genome shotgun sequence genome encodes:
- the LOC108898166 gene encoding LOW QUALITY PROTEIN: E3 ubiquitin-protein ligase RNF19A-like (The sequence of the model RefSeq protein was modified relative to this genomic sequence to represent the inferred CDS: deleted 1 base in 1 codon), translating to MSSLHQQHHGSTGSERDLHSAASSVSLPSVRKTPKKRRLSLHSLFGRRRRPDRDPKRKSRPAQAGAGAGVGAAVEGVVCTESTQPETLNDKTSAHSAPGVASTSSAPGPSSELLECPLCLLRHARERFPDIMTCHHRSCADCLRQYLRIEISESRVNISCPECSERFNPHDIRMILGDRALMEKYEEFMLRRWLVAEPDCRWCPAPDCGYAVIAFGCASCPKITCGREGCGTEFCYHCKQLWHPNQTCDTARQQRAQNLRLRSFRSSSLSYSQESGAAGDDIKPCPRCAAYIIKMNDGSCNHMTCAVCGCEFCWLCMKEISDLHYLSPSGCTFWGKKPWSRKKKILWQLGTLVGAPVGIALIAGIAIPAMIIGIPVYVGRKIHNRYEGKDISKHKRNLVIAGGVTLSVIVSPVVAAVTVGIGVPIMLAYVYGVVPISLCRSGGCGVSAGNGKGVRIEFDDENDNIGSGAAATDTTSVAETRLNNPSLGDGASVGGLTGLSLSVSGSHMERCGMSSTQRDNMSDNASTTALAGTSITGSLSGSCYNRMEVQADVQKERCSLSGESATVSLGTISDNASTKAMAGSILNAYMPLERDNSLEVQADVESKQEKMRHCSASSSLDEASCSSSSAGLKGATGGTCPCSCPSTCCCTQHDSHCCPSSPWSKEPSTSGGKKSKGKLWKRASGGKGETKINETQGDMDAQLLEQRSTNSSEFDSPSLSGSLPSVADSHCSHFSSELSCSDPETSRPTAHPACSALTDPHHPSPAIAAAFNDVTIAPMPEVENDRLEHYPPQSSHAAFTHHLLSASPPASPKGEGSGGTFLYISEECVGGDVADTEPEGDEKETNDNTAVQALTPTRKRCIQTDI from the exons ATGAGCAGCCTGCACCAGCAGCATCATGGCAGCACGGGCTCGGAGCGAGACCTTCACTCTGCCGCCTCCTCCGTCAGCCTCCCCTCGGTCAGAAAGACCCCCAAGAAGCGCCGCCTGTCCCTCCACTCGCTCTTTGGTCGACGGCGCCGGCCTGACCGCGACCCCAAACGCAAGTCCAGGCCCGCGCAGGCTGGAGCGGGAGCAGGAGTGGGAGCGGCAGTGGAAGGTGTCGTCTGCACCGAAAGCACACAGCCGGAGACCCTCAACGACAAAACCTCCGCCCACTCTGCACCGGGCGTGGCGTCGACCTCATCAGCGCCAGGGCCTTCGTCGGAGCTGCTGGAGTGCCCGCTGTGCCTGCTGCGCCACGCGCGCGAACGCTTCCCGGACATAATGACCTGCCACCACCGCTCGTGCGCGGACTGTCTGCGACAGTACCTGCGCATCGAGATCTCGGAGTCTCGGGTCAACATCAGCTGTCCCGAGTGTTCAGAGCGTTTCAATCCCCACGACATCCGGATGATCCTGGGAGACCGAGCCCTCATGGAGAAGTATGAGGAGTTCATGCTGAGGCGGTGGCTGGTGGCTGAACCTGACTGCCGCTGGTGCCCTGCCCCAGACTGTGG ttACGCAGTCATTGCGTTTGGCTGTGCGAGCTGCCCGAAAATCACCTGTGGACGTGAGGGCTGCGGGACAGAGTTCTGCTACCACTGCAAGCAGCTGTGGCATCCCAACCAGACGTGTGACACGGCGCGGCAGCAAAGGGCCCAGAACCTCCGTCTGAGGAGTTTCAggtcctcctccctcagctACAGCCAAGAAAGCGGAGCTGcag GTGATGACATCAAGCCGTGTCCCCGCTGTGCTGCCTACATCATCAAGATGAATGACGGGAGCTGTAATCACATGACCTGTGCTGTCTGCGGCTGTGAGTTTTGCTGGCTCTGCATGAAGGAGATCTCTGACCTGCATTATTTAAG TCCGTCAGGCTGCACCTTCTGGGGAAAGAAGCCCTggagcaggaagaagaagatCCTCTGGCAGCTCGGCACGTTGGTGGGAGCGCCTGTGGGCATCGCCCTCATCGCCGGCATCGCCATCCCAGCGATGATCATTGGCATCCCGGTCTACGTGGGCAGAAAG atCCATAACCGCTACGAGGGCAAGGACATCTCTAAACACAAGAGGAACTTGGTAATAGCCGGTGGTGTGACGCTGTCTGTGATTGTGTCGCCTGTGGTTGCTGCAGTCACAGTTG GCATTGGTGTTCCCATCATGCTGGCTTACGTCTACGGAGTTGTCCCGATCTCGCTGTGTCGGAGCGGCGGCTGTGGCGTGTCTGCTGGCAACGGCAAAGGGGTGCGAATCGAGTTTGATGATGAAAACGACAACATAGGCAGCGGGGCTGCAGCCACAG ACACGACATCTGTGGCAGAGACGCGGCTCAACAACCCCAGCCTCGGCGATGGAGCGAGCGTCGGCGGCCTGACGGGCCTGAGCCTCAGCGTCAGCGGGAGCCACATGGAGCGCTGCGGCATGAGCTCCACCCAGCGGGACAACATGAGCGACAACGCCAGCACCACGGCCCTCGCCGGGACCAGCATCACCGGCAGCCTGTCTGGCAGCTGCTACAACAG GATGGAGGTGCAGGCTGACGTCCAGAAGGAGCGCTGCAGTCTGAGCGGGGAGTCGGCCACCGTCAGTCTTGGGACGATCAGTGACAACGCCAGCACAAAAGCCATGGCAGGATCCATCCTCAATGCCTACATGCCTCTGGAAAG aGATAATAGTCTGGAAGTTCAGGCAGATGTGGAGTCCAAACAGGAGAAGATGAGACACTGCAGcgccagcagcagcctggatgAGGCGAGCTGTAGCAGTAGCAGCGCCGGCCTCAAAGGAGCCACCGGCGGCACGTGCCCCTGCTCGTGcccctccacctgctgctgcactcagcACGACAGCCACTGCTGCCCCTCGTCTCCCTGGTCGAAGGAGCCCTCCACTTCAGGGGGCAAAAAGAGCAAAGGAAAGCTTTGGAAGAGAGCCAGCGGCGGCAAAGGAGAAACCAAAATTAACGAAACGCAAGGTGATATGGATGCTCAGCTCCTGGAGCAGCGAAGCACTAACTCCTCCGAGTTCGACTCTCCGTCCCTGAGCGGCAGCCTGCCCTCC GTGGCAGACTCGCACTGTAGCCACTTCTCGTCAGAGCTCAGCTGCTCTGACCCGGAAACCTCGAGGCCGACGGCTCATCCGGCCTGCTCCGCCCTGACGGACCCTCACCATCCCTCCCCTGCCATCGCCGCCGCCTTCAACGACGTCACCATCGCGCCCATGCCCGAGGTGGAGAACGACCGCCTGGAGCACTATCCGCCTCAGAGCAGCCACGCGGCCTTCACCCACCACCTGCTGTCCGCATCCCCACCTGCCTCGCCTAAAGGGGAGGGGAGCGGCGGGACGTTTCTGTACATCAGCGAGGAGTGCGTCGGCGGTGACGTCGCAGACACGGAGCCGGAGGGGGACGAGAAAGAGACCAACGACAACACTGCAGTACAGGCCCTAACTCCGACGAGGAAGCGCTGTATACAGACTGATATCTAA